In one window of Bos taurus isolate L1 Dominette 01449 registration number 42190680 breed Hereford chromosome 15, ARS-UCD2.0, whole genome shotgun sequence DNA:
- the OR52N4I gene encoding olfactory receptor family 52 subfamily N member 4I yields MIILNQTDLTPASFILTGTPGLEDRHFWISLPFCTMYVVAVVGNCGLLYLIRYEDSLHRSMYYILAMLSLTDLVMCTTTIPKALCIFWFHLKEISFDECLVQMFFIYAFTGMESGVLMLMALDRCVAICYPLRYSTILTNTIIAKAGLITFLRGVLLVIPLTFIIKRLPYCRGNIIHHTYCDHMAVAKLSCGNIKINVNYGQMVALLIGGFDILCISVSYTMILWAVVSLSSAEARWKAFSTCTAHICAIVFSYSPPFFCFFSHRFRGHRIPPSCHIIVANIYLLLPPTMNPIIYGVKTKQIRDCVIRILLGSKDTKSHSI; encoded by the coding sequence ATGATAATTCTGAACCAAACAGACTTGACACCAGCTTCATTCATTCTTACTGGAACCCCAGGACTGGAGGACAGGCATTTCTGGATTTCTTTGCCATTCTGCACAATGTATGTTGTGGCTGTGGTTGGTAATTGTGGACTCCTCTACCTCATTCGATATGAGGATTCCTTGCACAGGTCCATGTATTACATTTTGGCCATGCTTTCTCTAACTGACCTTGTCATGTGCACTACTACAATTCCTAAAGCCCTCTGCATCTTCTGGTTCCACCTGAAGGAAATCAGCTTTGATGAATGCCTGGTCCAGATGTTCTTCATCTATGCCTTCACAGGGATGGAGTCTGGGGTGCTTATGCTTATGGCCTTAGACCGCTGTGTGGCCATCTGCTACCCTCTGCGTTACTCAACTATCCTCACCAATACTATTATTGCAAAGGCAGGGCTCATCACTTTCCTGAGAGGTGTGTTGCTTGTCATTCCCTTGACTTTCATCATCAAAAGACTACCCTATTGCAGAGGCAATATAATACACCATACCTACTGTGACCACATGGCTGTAGCCAAGTTATCTTGTGGAAATATCAAGATCAATGTCAACTATGGTCAGATGGTTGCCCTCCTGATTGGGGGTTTTGACATCTTGTGCATCTCAGTCTCCTACACAATGATCCTCTGGGCGGTGGTCAGCCTCTCCTCAGCAGAAGCTCGGTGGAAGGCCTTCAGTACCTGCACTGCCCACATCTGTGCTATAGTTTTCTCCTACAGCCCAcccttcttttgtttcttttcccaccGCTTTCGGGGTCACAGAATTCCTCCATCATGCCACATCATTGTGGCCAATATTTATTTGCTCTTGCCTCCCACTATGAACCCTATCATCTATGGAGTGAAAACCAAGCAGATACGAGACTGTGTCATAAGGATCCTTTTAGGTTCTAAGGATACTAAATCCCACAGCATATGA